TGAATGGGTCGCCAACCGGCATGAGGCCAGGTAAGAACATTCGCCTGGATGGCTCGCAGTAACAAGGTAAGCAAGTAGATTGGCGATCTGCGTTTCTCGCTTCTACGGCTAGTTCAATGTGCATTTACTAGAAAGAACATCATGGCAACAGGTACCGTCAAATGGTTCAACGACTCCAAAGGCTTTGGCTTCATTACTCCGGATGACGGTAGTGAAGATTTATTCGCCCATTTTTCTGCTATTCAGATGGGTGGTTTCAAGACTCTCAAGGAAGGTCAAAAAGTCAAATTCGATGTCACCGAAGGCCCCAAGGGTAAACAGGCTTCAAATATTCAGGAGGCCACCTGATCGGCGATTGGGAAAGCCTGGATAAGCGGCAGTGAATTTGCGCTGTGGCGTCCAGGCATTGAAAGACTCAGCAAAGCTCGCAGCCTGTTACGGTCCGCGAGCTTTTTTATTGCGGCATTTCCGCACGATGAGCCCGCGGGAAAATCACAGGCTTTCCGGGAAACCGAAAGCCGCCATTAATCCGAAGCCGGTACGTTGCCGCAAAATTTCAGGCAGCTCCGCGATAAGACGCCAGATCAGGAGCAGGACGCAACGGGTGCTGTATCGCAGTAGGCAATTGTGGTCTTTGACTCTCAGCAACACTCTCCACACCATCCGCCGATATGGCCTCCAGGAAGGCCAGTACATTACGATGGTAGTCAACCCGCATCTCCGCTTCCAGTAACTGCCTTTCCGCTTGGAACAATGCAAGGCGCGTATCGCGTAATTCATTTTCAGCCAGTTTTTCCGGCGTCAAAATATACTTCGTCGCCAATCTGTTAAGCCATCCCATGTCAGCACCTCTTTTGTCAGGAGACGATTTGATATTAAATCTTTCCACGCGACAGAATCGATATTTGACATCATTTAATTATATTGTTGCAAATATCCTACGACCCGCTATTCAAATGAAAAAAGCGGATTTATGATGGTGAATCAGTCGGCGCCACCACAGCAATTCCACCTGGCAACTATCACCAAATTTTCCAAATCAACGTGCTCGCCAACAGCTAAGCGAGGGTGATCGTTATGCCCATTTTCCGATACGGCGCAATCAAGGTTTCCGCAACGGCGGCGTTGACCACGATCCCGTTCACCTGACTCAGCGGTGCGATCTGGTATGGCGAGGCCGTATTCAGTTTCTCCGGCGACGCCAGCACCACTGTTTGCAGCGCCGCCTCGCTCAACGCACGCTTGACGCATGCCTCTTCAAAATCGCCGGTGCTGATACCCGCTTCCGGATGCAAACTGCACACCCCCATGAAGTACAGGTCGGCACGGACGCGTCCTATCGCCTCAATGGTTGCGGCGCCGACGCCAACGATGGAATGCTTGAACAAGCGGCCACCGATCATGATTACGTCGACATGCGGGTGCTCAACCAACTCAACAGCGATGGAAGGACTGTGCGTAATCACAGTTGCCTTCAGCGTCCGCGGCAAATGCCGCGCCAGTTGCACCGCAGTTGTACCGCCGTCGACGAACACCACCTGCCCTGGCTGGATCATGGCGGCAGCGGCGCGCCCGATGGCTGG
This DNA window, taken from Collimonas arenae, encodes the following:
- a CDS encoding DeoR/GlpR family DNA-binding transcription regulator, whose translation is MLTRQRKQHLLEVLKQDGQIVAKSLSEQLGLSEDTIRRDLRQLAEEGLLQRVHGGALPVSPAIGTFAERQQISSDAKPAIGRAAAAMIQPGQVVFVDGGTTAVQLARHLPRTLKATVITHSPSIAVELVEHPHVDVIMIGGRLFKHSIVGVGAATIEAIGRVRADLYFMGVCSLHPEAGISTGDFEEACVKRALSEAALQTVVLASPEKLNTASPYQIAPLSQVNGIVVNAAVAETLIAPYRKMGITITLA
- a CDS encoding cold-shock protein: MATGTVKWFNDSKGFGFITPDDGSEDLFAHFSAIQMGGFKTLKEGQKVKFDVTEGPKGKQASNIQEAT